A stretch of Physeter macrocephalus isolate SW-GA chromosome 8, ASM283717v5, whole genome shotgun sequence DNA encodes these proteins:
- the LOC112063992 gene encoding LOW QUALITY PROTEIN: 40S ribosomal protein S12-like (The sequence of the model RefSeq protein was modified relative to this genomic sequence to represent the inferred CDS: inserted 1 base in 1 codon; substituted 1 base at 1 genomic stop codon): MIGWGRVEEGTAAGSVMDLNPALQEVLKTNLIHDGLAHGICEAAKALDKRQAHLCVLASNCDEPMYVKLVEALCAEHRINLIKVDNNKKLGEWVGLCKTDREGKXHKAVGXSCVVVKGCGKEAQAKDVIEEYFKCNK, from the exons ATGATTGGGTGGGGAAG GGTTGAGGAAGGCACTGCTGCTGGAAGTGTAATGGACCTTAATCCTGCTCTGCAAGAGGTGCTGAAGACCAACCTCATCCACGATGGCCTAGCACATGGAATATGCGAAGCTGCCAAAGCCTTAGACAAGCGTCAAGCCCATCTCTGTGTGCTTGCATCCAACTGTGATGAGCCTATGTATGTCAAGTTGGTGGAGGCCCTTTGTGCTGAGCACCGAATCAACCTGATTAAGGTTGATAACAACAAGAAACTAGGGGAATGGGTAGGCCTCTGTAAAACTGACAGAGAGGGAA TGCATAAAGCGGTTGGTTGAAGTTGTGTGGTGGTTAAGGGCTGTGGCAAAGAGGCTCAGGCCAAGGATGTTATCGAGGAGTACTTCAAATGCaataaatga